The Sciurus carolinensis unplaced genomic scaffold, mSciCar1.2, whole genome shotgun sequence genomic interval CAGCCGAAGCTGTCTGCATAGGTTCCAAGCGGGCCAAGGCCCTCAAAATGCGCATGCGCACTCAATCTCTGTGACGCGGGGTTGCTAGGTAACCATTCTTTTGTTGGGCTAACTGACCGGTGAGCGGTTCAGCCCGGACTCCTTGGCAATTCGTTGGCGAGACTAGGTTGGCTTTTCTGAATTTCAGAAGTATTGAAAAGCTCCGTGCAGTTACGGGGCCTCTGAGGCCTAGTCATGGACTCTAAATTATTTCCGGCCGAGAGTTTTATTGGCCGGAACTTCCGGAAAAGAGTATTGCGATATAAGGTTCCCTCCCGGATCCACAGGGCTGTGTGTGGGGGCGATGTGGAGAAAGTGAACCATATCCTTGCCTATGGGGAAGCTGGCGTGGATGAAAGGGACAAGAAGAACAGGTAATCGGGTGGGGTGGCAGGGGCCCTAGGGACAGGGTGCCTACCCAGGAAGGTGTGGCCAATATGGCAGAAGCCTCCTCCTTCCCACTGggcccaggaggaaggagggaaattgAGGCCAGCTCTCATTTCACAAGGAAACTTGAGTTTCCTGCCCTCACAGGCGCCTCAACACGTGGGATCTAGAGACTATGAAGGTATCTAGCACCCCGGCTTTCATATAGAGAACACTTGACTGACTGCAAATGatttaaatcacaaaattatgtacacagcattttatttttaatgtaaacatttttaaaaacatgtacagTGTAGAAAAGTGCAGGAGGAGGCAAAATGTTTCCCATAATACAGCAACTTAAGGgcaaaaataattctttgaataCTATCTGCAGTCCATTTGCGTCAGTGTACACCTGTGGCTATGTGTTCTCTACTGAGACCCTTACCAGGACATTTTGAAATGTCAAGATGACTCCTtggtcttttctgttttttgtttctaatgttaTTTCACTCTAGCATATTTAGGGGTGCCAATTCCACTCAATAGACTTTCCGTATCTCTTGTATGCTCCACTTGGACTCATTCATCAACTTCTGAAAGGTTACTCAGTATTGTCTTGAGCAGCGAACCATCTTCATAACCAGATTTGTTGACAAGCCTGAATTTCCTGCAAGTGCTGCATTAATTGCCGTTAGTTCCCCTGAGAGAGACGAGAATTCACTGGAAGGTTTCACACTTAGTGAAGCAGCTAACACATCGAGATTTTTCAATGCATTCATGGGTGTCTGTTGTGCAGAAGGGTGGTATGGCAGCTGCCCTAGCCAAAGCCAGGGACCGAGCCTTCTCCTGCAGCCTCCTCTCAGTGTCCTTTGCCCTCAGGGAGGTCAGGGCTACACCTTGGAGAGGAAACCCCTGCCTGAGTGGGGGCCATTACTAGGGAGAAATGGACTGCGGTGCTGACACAGCCTGTCTCCTGGACCTTGAGGCCAACGCAGGTGCAGAAAGGGTATCCCTGGCATCCCACAGCTAGCTCCACCTGGATGGAGCATCCCTGACCACGACTCTGGGCTGCCTAGGATGCTAGAACCCAGGGACTCTAATCTTAGCCCAACCTAGTAGGACCAGAAGCATACTACTGCGTCTGTAGAAGACAGGCCCCTGGTGAAGGCCATCCATGATTGTGGGGTGCAGCAAAGCAGCCTCGATGTTGCTGAATTTGGGAGGTGTCTGGCACTGGTCTTCCACAACCTCACTTCTTGCCCTTCACTGAGGAATACTTGTATTGCCACCGGGAGGCGTCTGAATTCATCCAGCTCTACGTAGGTGGCCGCAGCAAGCATTGCTTGACTTTGCATAGCAAGGGGAACTCTTCTACAAAGGAATGGTCTAATGGGGCCTGCAGTCTTACACCTCTACCTGGGTGAAGGAGCCCAGTGCTGGCTGGAGTGCAGGTGGCAGGCCTTCCAGGAACCATTGACCATACTGGCTGCTCCAATACTGGCTCTTCTGCATGGTGGGTATGGGGGTTTCTTGATCATGCACAGTCAGCATGCTGCTGGATTGGCAGCCTGGATGATCATGAGTGGAGAAGGATCACTGTAAATCGTGAAGTtctcttgaaaaacaaaactgagttttTCAAGACCTCCCGAGTGTCATTGATTTCCAGTCGATCATGATGTGTTACATCTCAGAGCTATTCATAGTATTTACAGGAGAAGTCTCTCCTTTCCACAGGGCTGGAGTCACTTTGAGAGCTAAGTTTGAGCACGTACAGTGTCACTGTCCTCTGAGCTCTACAAGCTCACTTTAGCAGTGTCATTTGTGAATGACCATTCTGCCCTTGAAAGATAGCAGACCTTGGAGCTGCCTTGTTGGGATGCTGTGGCAGGCTAGGTTGGCTCACCTGTTGGATTCTGTAGTAGGTGAAAAGTGCTGTATGATCTCccagtgaattttctttctttcctaggaCCCCTCTCCATTATGCCAGTACCTTTGGACATTCAGAATTGGTGAGCCTGTTAATAAAGAAGAAGTGCAACCTTGAACTTCTTGATAACTACTTCAGCACAGCACTGAATAAGGTACATACATTAGTAGCCTAGGGTTTCTGCAGGAGGTGGATTTGGTTGTAATGCTTGAATAAAAAGAGTTTAATATAACTTAAATATAACTAATTTGTGAACCCTGTGAAATGTTTGGCTTGCATTTCTTGAATTTATGGTATATTTCTTGGTATAATACCAACAGGCAGTAGAACACCAGCATGAGGAATGTGTAGAAATCCTTCTAAATAATGGTGCCAATCCAAATGTTCAGGACATTAATGGATACTCTTCTCTCCACTATGCCGTCTTTTGTCAGACAACAGCAATAGTAGAAAAACTGCTTTCACACAATGCAAATATGGAATTACAAAACAAGGTACATATCACCCAATTTTATTTCTAGAGTGTttgaaatacatttgttttaataatgAGATATGTAGTGTCCATTTCCATATGTAGAAGCATAAGCACTCACTGcaggaaaatgttttgaaataaatggaCTGTCGAAgacttcactttatttttttaaatttatttttgttgtaaacaaatgggatacatcttgtttctctgtacatgaagtagaggcataccacttgtgtgtacatttacatagggtaatggtgtttgattcattccttccccccacccctcccactcctcttttccctgtatacagtccctccttcctccattcttgcctccctcccaccccccattatgtgtcatcatccacttaccagcaagatcatttgtcctttggttttttgagattggcttatctcacttagcatgatattctccagtttcatccatttgcctgcaaatgccataattttattattctttatgactgagtaatattccattgtgtgtatataccacagtttctttatccattcattaattgaagggcatctaggttggtttcacaatctggctattgtgaattgagcagctatgaatactgatgtggctgcatcactgtagtatgctgattttaggtgaAGACTTCACTTTAAATACCAATACTGCAAGAGAAGAATTAGAAGGCACAGCTTTCTTGTATGCATCAATTGCAAATATTCGTGAAAACACTGAATGTTTAAAGGAAAAACATATCCTGTTTCCAAATTATGTGCACcaaaacttttttataaataGTGTAAAACAAAACAGGGAGGCAAATTTTGCCCTGGAAATAGGCTTTATCTTaaaactcaaacaaaacaaaagcattttaaataaattgtgatttTATTGCTGTGGGAAAAGGTACATAAAAGTTAATTATCCCTCTGTGGTAAGACTTGAGCAGGAACAATGGAAAAGTGGAAAATGTAAATCGTATTCAGGCCAATGTGGACTTtagataattaagaaaaaagagtttttttttgtaattttccccCCAGTTTCTGTATATGGATGATGTGCTATTCAATTTGGAGAATAACAGTACTTAATTTAGGAAAGGAAGATGCAGAGATGCAAACATATCTGAAGAGCAATTTTAGGAGGGTTACATATGAAACCAAGCTGCATTTTGAATTTACTGGTTCTTATTCTGTCACTGCCTAGGAAACTTACATAGAATATTTGGTAAATGACtgtctcttgtttttgtttttgtttggcaaCTGCCCAAATTGTAAAGGGAATCATCCCTGTAAATGAGAGCTGAGATGAAGAGATGATTGTCTGCTCCTCTAGTTCTCTAGTAGAATGCTACCTCAAAGTGACCTGAGGAAGATTTTAACAATTTAGAAACCTAGGTTCTTCCTTGGAGGTTTATATTCAGTAAATCCAGGAGGACCTGGACATGGATATTTACAAATACATCCTGAGATTCCTACCCAACTCCTAGAGACTATTCACTAAATCGAGAAGTGTAATATAGAAATTCCCAGATCCCCCAAATCTGGGAGAATTGGAATTTGACTAAATCTCTACTTTCTGACAATATTAGTTTAacttacatttgtttttctttgtttccatgaCTGGGAAGTTAAAAGAAGTAGGATTAGTGATAATTTTTTTGGCTTACAGAGTACAACTTTTTCCTTCCAACAACATTAATCATCCACCATCATTTAAAAAGTGTTGAGAAATTTTTTTATGGCCAGTCTTTCAATAAGCAAAGACTGACCTTTTAatggttttatgtttttgttatcaTTCAGGTATTGGGTCAACAGATGCTGACTTTAAGGATGATTTTCTTGGTTAAAATAATACCAAGTATTGAAAATTTTAGCAGAGGCTTAATGCTAGACTATCTCACTAGATCTGTTATGTTTCTGGGACTCTAGCTTAATCAGTTAAgcagttttaaaaactgaaaaccatGTAGTAAGAACATAGAGGGGGGGATCCTCTTAATAACTTAGTGTCAGCATTCTGTGCAactaaattcttattaaaataatagtctGGGAGAACAGTAAACAAATGGAGTGTTAGTTCATAGATGGTGTTGGAAAAAATCTTGAGATGACGATATTATGAATTTTTTGTATTACATTTTATGATCTCATTTTTGGGTAAAAAttgatattaaaggaaaaattttacatGCAAATACTTGCATTGTGCACGATAGTTTGGAAACATCCACAGCAAAGATAAAATTAAGGGCTTCAGACTAAATGTAACTCatggatattttaaatttgctttcattcattgccttcattcattcaacatttaaaatCCAGGTGAGTTAGTGTTTTTCATGATGCTAAAATCAATCCATGTAGATTAATATAAACTTTTTGTTGattcataaaatttttgaaataatagttTCAAATTGTAATTAAAATGGAACCAGAGTGAAATAGAATCTAAAAAGTAGATGTGCACTATGATAGTTATAATAATGAGAATCTAGGGTTATCATTTTAAGAGTGAATATATTTTGTGTTGAACaggtaataaaaacaaatttcattttctaatagaAGCAAATGAAGGAACCAGTTAGAAATGAAATCAAAGTTATTTGAAGCCTCTTTTAATTCAAAACCCATTTCCTTGGTGATCCATTTGGAGCAGGAGTGCCTGACATTGGTATCTGGTATACTGACACCATAAATAGAATCAAGTGAGTTAGTAGCACATGGAGGAAGCTTCCTTCTTATTGGAAAGCTGTCAGAGCTATCTCCCTGCAACTCTTAATTCCTCCAGTGTGACTGTTTGATACACAAAAAATGGTCAAATTGGTATTAATGATGGCAAAGGACTTTAATACTGGATATACAATGAACAGTTTTATAATGTTTTCTCTAAGAATGGATCAAGGAATCTTTACAATGAAGTTGGTATTATTTGAAAAGTACTCATTCTTTGGAACATAGATGGATAAACCGTACTCTAGAAAAGAATATTTAGCTCATTAATgcaataaaatacttaaattcttTACCTTTTATATTTTGGGGTTTGGGATTATGGAGATAAAAGACTTAGTCCCTGTCCTCAAGAAGTTTTTGGTTCAGATGGAACCTGCAAACACACAACTTCAAGATACCATAATACTATGATAGAGGCCAAGATCTCTGGAACCTGGTAGGTCTTTTATAAGATTTCTGCTTCAGTTGAGaaattttgtgaattattttgttgttttctaggATGGGCACACGCCACTTTTACTTGCACTGAAGCACAATAAACAAGAAGTGGCAGAACTTTTAATTCAGAATAATGCAAATATACATGCCGTCGACAATGATAAAAGGTATAATAGTGATATTTTTTGAAGCTTAtggaatgataataaaaatttaagtaaataatattaaattaatgggaagaagaatattataattattgGGATAAAGTGAAATATATGAACATGAATCACCTTTAGAAAAGCAATTATTTGGACTAGGAAATACAAATAACATTATATAGTATGATTCAGATTTCATTATAATATTGGGTGATGTTTGTCATTTGTAATCTGAGTTTATTGATCGAATCATCAACCCTTTAGTCAAAGGAGTTTCACATTAGTTTCATCAGTTTTTAAAGTATGggctatttgtttactttttcattcaATACCGAAATGCTTAaccttttatcatatttaaacttctgcttctttgtattttttctttaacaatgctCTGTTGAACATAAGTAGGCATTGAAAATCATTTACTTTTGGTTGACCCTTTGCTTTAAACTACTTTCTTTGAAGAACATGGATTTTTGGTTATCTCTAAGTAAGTATTAATTACTATTGTCAGATTATGTTCAATTCCCCCTTTTCATTTCTAACATATTTTGAtggatgtattttttaattgacctGAGCAAAGGGAAATAAGGTACCTTTATTGGGATAAATATATGCTAATAAACATAAGTCATATGTGGGTAAGAAAGAGACAAATGATAGGTTTAGAGCCAAACATGACTGGTTTGAATTCCTACCTTTTCTAATTCCCAGGTGTTTCACCTTGGAAGCATTACTCATCAAAATATGTTTCCTGACATGAAAATGTGGTTAATATATGCTTGAAAGATGGTTGGAATATTATGTAGATTGCATCGATTTCAGTTCCTAGCAAATGCTTATCATCATCATTACCTGAATCTGCAATGACTCTTATTATCACTGTTTTTATTCCTATTGTTAAGCCAGCAAATAAGCTTTTACTTTATAGTCATAACTGAGAATTATAACATATTACATTAgactagggaaaaaaatggatCATTCTTCATTTAGATCTTTACCTATCTCAGCTAAATGACCTCATCATAGTTATTGTCCATCAAAGGACTTCAAATTTGCCACTTCTGTTTATGTAATACCCCAGTGGGACAAGAGGCTTCCTGTTTTGGTTTTCCTATTTGACTTGGAGGTAATATGCAAAGACGAACGCTTTAAGATACTTATGTGTGTTAGTATATGTAAAGGTTTAGTTCTACACAACTAAATTAAATTggtaaaatatatcaaattatctgtttaaatAACTATATTAAAGACAATTCATTATTTAAAGTAACTAAGGTGAGGTTATCTCTTTGTTATTTTAGGACTGCCCTTATGCTGGCTACAAAATATGAAGCAAAACATATAATTGAGCTGCTTCTTCATGGAGGTATTGATACCTCTGCGAAAGATCAGTTTGGAAAGAACGCATTATCTTATGCTATTGCTAGTTGTTTCAATGTGTAAGTGTCtacattaaaatactaattaaatgGAGGTTCAAAACTGTTACAACTATTGCATCTTACACATTAATGACATTTCATAGTTTAGGTACGTTTGGAATGCAGTGAGTTAGTCCACTTCTTCAGTCTGGACCCCTGCAAAAAGTCTAGAGTAGTTAGAAGGAACAATGTGTGCAGGATTCATTTCAGgacctctctgtctctctctctttctcagtcttgtttttctttttcttttttgctagggattgaacccagggtctcaggcatggtaggcaagccctctaGCACTAAGCTATTCCACCAGTCCCTGTCTCAGGACTTTTAAAACCTTTATCCTTAGGAATCCCAGCAATAGCCATTACATTCCAAGTATAACCCCTTCATGTGGGGCAAAAATACCATCAaatctttgatttttccttttggctATTTGGGTCATGCAGTGTCAGTTTAACAGAAAATCTCCTTACTTTTGCTGTGAACTAGCTGTTCACACATTCTCCTTGAATTTCTCTGAGGAGTTTCTTATGTctaaggaagaaaattttctttcaccAGAGGGTGGGAAAACAAGGACTTTCCAgtcattcttttgtttctgtccATTCTGTTGCTGCAGTGTTGCATTAGAAGTAGTCCTGCAGTCTGGTAATGATTAACTTTAATACTAGGTTGTCCTGACTGATCCAGATCCCTGACTCTTCATGGTAATACCCCCTTAACTTAAAAGCcacaacattttttcctttcacatgAACATTAGTTTATATCCTCAGCCATTGTTTCCCAGTAGGCACCTCCTTTGGTAGCTGGATTCCTAGCTTTATGGACCCCATAGTGAGCACAACAACGATCCTGCCCTTCAGCTTACAACCTAGACCTTCATGATGAGTGGTCCTTTGAGGCTTTTGTTTGTTATTTGGCCAGCACATATCATTTGGCATCATTCAAAACTATGGGATAGCCTCAAAAATGTTACAGGAAGAGGTGAGATTTCGCTTGTCTTTTTAACAGATCTGTACCACAAAGCCTCATTTTATCTTGTGAAGCACATTTTATTTGGTTGTGGGAGGCTCCAGGTCAGTTTCCAAGTGAGGGTGCCAGCTTTCAACTGGTACCtcatatgatttgttttccctgtGAATGAAAATTTACCCAGCTATTTGGAGCTGTGcctcatttttcagaatatttcaaaTTCTTCCTCAAAAAGAAGACAGTATACAGAATTCTCAGAAACTAAAGTAGATTCATTGCATCTAAAAGAGTTAAGTCTCATCATGACTCATCAGTATCCATGTATAAAagagggttgtttttttttttcaagttagcTATAGATCAACATGGAAATTAAGCCTCACTCTGAACAAAGATCTGCTGTAATAGTAATATTCCAAGCCCAGTAATTGATTAGTTTCATTACAGTGAATATTTATGTCattcaattatatttaaaaataaattgagttataaatgattaaataactgATTTGTCCTAAACAATAAAACACAGAGACTATCACTGCCAGTGACCCAATTGAAGACTCATTAGTATTTGTTAGTAATTATAATATCTGATCATTAGAACCTGTGAAAAATTGGATTTTACTCAGTTTCAAACAGAGTTCAACATTGATGTACAAATTATTATTCCATTACTTTACTATTTCTCTCAGCATGGTTTATATTCTCTCATTAAGTCTTCATAACAACATGGTGAACTAAAGCAGTACAATCCTTATTTTTTAGAAGGAGAATTTGAGCTAAGAGAAATGATGTGTGTAAGAACAAAGAGCTATTGGTTATAGAGAGAGGACATTTTCTGAGTTCAGGATACTTTCCTTTATGTCAGGCTAATTTAGTTAATgtcttgagtcttttttttttttttttttttttaacgtttacatagggtaatgatgtttattatatttttcccctcccccccacccctcccacccctcccacccctcccacccctcttttccctctacacagtccttctttccttcattcttactgctctccttagcctaactctaaacctaaccctaaacctaatgctagcccgtcccaccccccattatatgtcctcatccgcttatcagcgagatcattcgtcctttagttttttgagattggcttatctcacttagcatgatattctccaatttcgaccatttgcctacaaatgccataattttatcattcttcattgcggagtaatattccattgtataaatatgccacagtttctttatccattcatcaactgaagggcatctaggttggttccacaatctggctatggtgaattgagcagcaatgaacattgatgtggctgtatctctgtagtatgctgattttaagtcctttgggtataggccaaggagtgggatagctgggtcaaatggtgtttccattccaagctttctgaggaatctccacactgctttccagagtggttgcactaatttgcaaccccaccagcaatgtatgagtgttcctttttcaccacatcctcgccaacacctattgttgcttgtattcttgataatcgccattctaattggggtgagatgaaatcttagggtagttttgatttgcatttcccttattactagggatgttgaacattttttcatatatatgtctTGAGTCTTGagcaggtgaaattaatttcacCTTACCTTATTCTTCTTTGATTACAACTTATGGGTGCAGTGGCAAATGTTTCAACCCTGGCTACTTGGGATGCTAAGGCAGTTGGATCACATGAGCCCAGgatttcaagaccagcctgaaaCCTCAtccccaaaggaaaacaaaacaaacacccccTCCTTAAACAACATAAAAGTGACTGTAAGGATAATAACCTGTAGTGAGAAGTTGCACATTTGTAATATATGGGGAAAGTACTGATATTAACTTTGATGCTATCTAAACACTATTCACAATTTGTTTGGTTAGTATTTCTCATATCAGCATTGATactaatttcattactttttcatacattgtaataggaaaataattttggatcATACTAATGCAGAACATGCACATATGCAAACCAGGAAAGCAGGTAAGacttctcaaaaaattttttttacttctaaatgGATacagtatttttacttttttatctggtgctgagtatggaactTAGTGCCTTTTCATAGTGAATTACCCTTAGTATTCCTACCCTACATAAGAAAGAGTAAGAAAGTTTGATCACAAAGGAGTGGAAACAAATCAATGTGTACATggcattcatatttttcttaattttcttcttaatatccTGTAATTTAGAATTAAGTAATTGTAGGAAATTTATAATCTGAAGTTTAAATCTGtgctttctgaaaaaaattttcattatttaaaatttaggcTCAGAAATCTTAcctgtctttaatattttaaaattagtatgtcGTATATTGCTTCTATAGTGACATTATAATAAATTGGGCTTGCTttaaaaatggacacttttttgttataaatattgaCTCCTATTTTTTACACaaatgatttcatttcactctgacATTTCCATTCAGGGATATTATTCTTGAATCCTATCTATCCTGCCTACTTtgtttctctcccttctctctccctcctctagtcttcttcctctttcctagtcatcacttctatttttagagtatccttttatttattgattttccaaATTGCACATGTAAGGGAAAACACATGATACTTGACTTTCTGGTTTATTCTGTATAATATGATAAATGCCCttcattttccacttttttccccctcttggacttgaaatacatcattttatactgatttgttttttaaattttcagtttaaaaatatgtgttcttATAGGTTTGCCTGTATAAGTTGTTTGACCATTCTCTCTTGTAGCTTTcaatattatttctgattttgtatttttgacaATTATATATGATAATATGATGTGGAGAGTTTCTTTTCTGGTCAGGTTCATTTGGGTTCTAAATGCTTTCTGTTCCTGCATGTCAATATCTTTCTGAAGACATGGTACATTTGCTGGTattattttacagaataagtTTGCTATGCCTACAGTCTGTACCTGTGCTCCTTTGTATGTACCCTTGATTCATAGTGCATTAATTGCCTATCAGTAATATAATTGATATCCAGTGTAGAATAATCTTCAGGAATGATCACAAaggattgcttttaaaaaatgataagtcattatttgtactattttatattttctattgttgatAACATATTTATttcacccttttcttttttagagagCGGTGACTCTTTAATCAGGTAtgatttttccaattaaaaaaaataatgacattaatgAGGGCATGcagacaaaaggaaataaaatttggtgGATATTCTAGTCCTAGCCAGACACCATAATATGTGCTTAAAACTTTCTTATAGTCATCACAGCACCTTTGAAAGAAGCTGTGCTCTTATAACTCATTAATCACTGATTAAGCAACTATCATTCAAACAAGTTGACTAATGGGCCCATGATCCCATAATTAACAAGTAGCTGGCCTGTGATTTGGTTATAAACCTGATTGATAAAATCATTCTATTGCCCTTTCCCATAGATTGATATGGACCTATGTGGCACAAAGGATCAAAATCCAGGTCCATATCA includes:
- the LOC124974195 gene encoding putative ankyrin repeat domain-containing protein 19, with protein sequence MDSKLFPAESFIGRNFRKRVLRYKVPSRIHRAVCGGDVEKVNHILAYGEAGVDERDKKNRTPLHYASTFGHSELVSLLIKKKCNLELLDNYFSTALNKAVEHQHEECVEILLNNGANPNVQDINGYSSLHYAVFCQTTAIVEKLLSHNANMELQNKDGHTPLLLALKHNKQEVAELLIQNNANIHAVDNDKRTALMLATKYEAKHIIELLLHGGIDTSAKDQFGKNALSYAIASCFNV